The Sphingobium aromaticiconvertens genome has a segment encoding these proteins:
- the cyoD gene encoding cytochrome o ubiquinol oxidase subunit IV, with amino-acid sequence MSEPAHPHTGHDDHHDAGAHGTMGSYMIGFGLSVLLTAIPFWLVMSGVLGNAQATGIIIMGFAVVQILVHMVFFLHMNTRAEGGWSMMALIFTIVLVVITLSGSMWVMYHMNHNMMPVSAHDMSQMP; translated from the coding sequence ATGAGCGAACCCGCCCACCCCCATACCGGTCATGACGACCATCACGATGCCGGCGCCCACGGTACGATGGGCAGCTACATGATCGGTTTCGGCCTGTCGGTACTGCTGACGGCCATTCCCTTCTGGCTGGTGATGAGCGGCGTGCTGGGCAATGCGCAGGCCACCGGCATCATCATCATGGGCTTTGCCGTGGTCCAGATATTGGTCCACATGGTCTTCTTCCTGCACATGAACACGCGGGCAGAAGGAGGATGGTCGATGATGGCGCTGATCTTCACCATCGTGCTGGTGGTCATCACCCTGTCCGGCTCCATGTGGGTCATGTATCATATGAACCATAATATGATGCCTGTCAGCGCGCATGACATGAGCCAGATGCCGTGA
- a CDS encoding ATP-binding protein has protein sequence MIGTTARTARRWLMREWPANAAGRRNMLLLMQLRWIAAGGQVATILIVHFAMGIALPLIPMLVAPVVATLVNLASMAVLRRRTDIAHAELFVALLFDVFCLTVQLYLSGGATNPFVSLYLLQVVLGAILLDRRSAWGIVAISAACAALLSKAYHPLILPPKLAGRLFDLHIAGTWVCFTMIATLLVLFIARINRNLRAREAYLADLRQQAAEEEHIVRMGLLASGAAHELGTPLASLAVILNDWQHMPHIAADADLSAEVKEMQAEVGRCKAIVTGILLSSGEARGEAPEVTSVHHFIDSIAEAWRAIHPGTPLQCQFGPHDYPRIVADPVIRQAVTNLLDNAVEAGANHVDLIVGCDNVMLNIAVRDDGHGFSDTMLAEFGKPYRSTKGNQGRGLGLFLVVNVVRKLGGDVSASNAPDGGALILLRLPLATLAYEERN, from the coding sequence ATGATCGGCACCACCGCCCGGACGGCGCGGCGCTGGCTGATGCGCGAATGGCCCGCCAACGCTGCGGGTCGCCGCAACATGCTGCTTCTCATGCAACTGCGCTGGATCGCCGCCGGGGGACAGGTCGCGACCATATTGATCGTGCATTTTGCGATGGGCATCGCCCTGCCGCTCATTCCCATGCTGGTCGCCCCGGTCGTTGCTACGCTGGTCAACCTTGCCAGCATGGCAGTGCTGCGCAGGCGCACCGACATCGCCCATGCCGAACTGTTCGTGGCGCTCCTGTTCGACGTTTTCTGCCTTACGGTGCAACTCTATCTCAGCGGCGGGGCAACCAACCCCTTCGTCTCGCTCTATCTGCTTCAGGTCGTGCTGGGCGCGATCCTGCTCGACCGGCGCAGCGCCTGGGGCATCGTCGCCATCTCTGCCGCCTGCGCCGCCTTGCTATCGAAGGCCTATCACCCCCTCATCCTGCCGCCCAAGCTGGCGGGCCGATTGTTCGACCTGCATATTGCGGGCACCTGGGTCTGCTTCACAATGATCGCCACCCTGCTGGTGCTGTTCATCGCCCGCATCAATCGTAACCTGCGCGCACGCGAAGCCTATCTGGCTGACCTGCGGCAACAGGCGGCGGAGGAAGAACATATCGTCCGCATGGGCCTGCTCGCGTCAGGGGCTGCGCATGAATTGGGCACGCCGCTCGCCTCGCTCGCAGTCATCCTCAACGACTGGCAGCATATGCCGCATATCGCCGCCGATGCCGACCTGTCCGCCGAGGTGAAGGAAATGCAGGCGGAGGTTGGTCGCTGCAAGGCCATCGTCACCGGCATTTTGCTGTCTTCCGGCGAAGCACGCGGCGAAGCCCCCGAAGTGACCAGCGTCCACCACTTTATTGACAGCATTGCCGAGGCGTGGCGAGCCATCCACCCCGGCACGCCGCTGCAATGCCAGTTCGGCCCGCACGACTATCCGCGCATCGTCGCCGACCCGGTCATCCGGCAGGCGGTCACCAACCTGCTCGACAATGCGGTGGAGGCTGGGGCAAATCATGTCGATCTGATCGTCGGATGCGACAATGTCATGCTCAACATCGCCGTGCGCGACGATGGCCATGGCTTCTCCGACACGATGCTGGCCGAGTTCGGCAAGCCCTATCGCTCGACCAAGGGCAATCAGGGCCGGGGATTGGGCCTATTCCTGGTCGTCAACGTGGTACGCAAGCTGGGCGGCGATGTATCGGCCAGCAATGCGCCTGACGGCGGCGCGCTGATCCTGCTGCGCCTGCCGCTCGCAACGCTCGCCTATGAGGAGCGCAACTGA
- a CDS encoding response regulator transcription factor — protein MNQPAQDRLLVIVEDDEAFARTLKRSFERRGYTVLLADSQPALNALLETHRPGFAVVDLKLGTTSGLACVEMLHAHDPAMQIVVLTGFASIATAVEAIKLGASHYLAKPSNTDDIEAAFAKARGDATAPLADRTTSIKTLEWERIHEMLAETDFNISETARRLGMHRRTLARKLGKRQVS, from the coding sequence ATGAACCAGCCAGCCCAAGATCGCCTGCTGGTCATCGTCGAGGATGACGAAGCCTTTGCCCGCACCCTCAAACGCTCGTTCGAGCGGCGCGGCTATACCGTCCTGCTCGCCGACAGCCAGCCGGCGTTGAACGCGTTGCTGGAGACGCATCGTCCCGGCTTTGCGGTGGTCGACCTGAAGCTGGGGACGACATCGGGCCTCGCCTGCGTCGAAATGCTCCACGCCCACGACCCGGCCATGCAGATCGTCGTCCTCACCGGCTTTGCCAGCATTGCGACTGCGGTGGAGGCGATCAAGCTAGGCGCGTCCCACTATCTCGCCAAGCCGTCCAACACCGACGATATCGAGGCGGCCTTCGCCAAGGCCAGAGGCGACGCCACCGCGCCGCTCGCCGATCGGACGACATCCATCAAAACACTGGAATGGGAACGCATCCACGAGATGCTGGCGGAAACCGACTTCAACATCTCCGAAACCGCGCGCAGATTGGGCATGCACCGCAGGACGCTCGCACGGAAACTGGGCAAGCGCCAGGTTAGCTAA
- the cyoC gene encoding cytochrome o ubiquinol oxidase subunit III, with product MATIVPNKAFLDQDGNPLFHLEHEPHHPEGSSTSLGFWIYLMSDCLIFACLFATYAVLGGNYAAGPGPRDLFDLPLVAVNTGMLLFSSITYGFAMLAMEKGRIGSTQGWLAVTGLFGLAFLGIELYEFAHLIHEGATPQRSAFLSSFFTLVGTHGLHVTFGIIWLVVLMIQVGQKGLIPANKRRLMCLSMFWHFLDVIWIGVFTFVYLMGMLR from the coding sequence ATGGCAACTATCGTTCCCAACAAGGCTTTCCTCGACCAGGACGGCAATCCGCTCTTCCATCTGGAACATGAGCCGCATCATCCCGAAGGCTCCAGCACCTCGCTGGGCTTCTGGATTTACCTGATGAGCGACTGCCTCATCTTCGCCTGCCTGTTCGCCACCTATGCGGTGCTGGGCGGCAACTATGCGGCTGGGCCGGGTCCGCGCGACCTGTTCGACCTGCCGCTGGTGGCGGTGAATACCGGCATGCTGCTCTTTTCCTCCATCACCTACGGCTTTGCCATGCTGGCGATGGAAAAGGGCAGGATCGGATCGACGCAGGGCTGGCTGGCCGTCACCGGTCTGTTCGGCCTCGCCTTCCTTGGCATCGAACTCTACGAATTCGCGCACCTGATCCATGAAGGCGCGACGCCGCAGCGATCCGCCTTCCTCTCGTCCTTCTTCACGCTGGTCGGCACCCATGGCCTGCACGTCACCTTCGGCATCATCTGGCTGGTCGTCCTGATGATACAGGTCGGACAAAAGGGCCTGATCCCCGCCAACAAACGCCGCCTGATGTGCCTGTCGATGTTCTGGCACTTCCTCGACGTCATCTGGATCGGCGTCTTCACCTTTGTCTATCTGATGGGAATGCTGCGATGA
- a CDS encoding SURF1 family protein produces the protein MPGSQKKRFPVLALVALLLVAGLVALGVWQVQRLAWKRDLIARIEARVHAPPAPFPTDWSSADRSRDEYRRVTLSGHFLNDRATLVQAATVRGSGFWVMTPLATDGGTVLINRGFIPARAAVYAKPEGVVRITGLLRMTEPGGGFLRSNDAAANRWYSRDVTAIARALPAPVAPWFVDAGQSGGPDALPVGSLTVIRFPNNHLVYAITWFTLAAMVAGAYIFVMRVQKQPRP, from the coding sequence ATGCCGGGGAGCCAAAAAAAACGCTTCCCGGTTCTCGCGCTTGTCGCCCTGTTGCTGGTCGCGGGACTGGTGGCACTGGGCGTCTGGCAAGTGCAACGCCTGGCATGGAAGCGCGACCTGATCGCCCGCATCGAAGCCCGCGTCCACGCCCCGCCCGCCCCCTTTCCCACGGACTGGTCCAGTGCCGACCGGAGCCGCGACGAATATCGCCGCGTCACCCTGTCCGGTCATTTCCTCAACGACCGCGCGACGCTGGTTCAGGCAGCAACGGTACGCGGCAGTGGCTTCTGGGTGATGACCCCGCTCGCAACGGATGGCGGAACCGTCCTCATCAATCGCGGCTTCATACCCGCTCGCGCCGCCGTCTATGCCAAGCCCGAGGGGGTTGTCCGCATAACCGGCCTGCTCCGCATGACCGAGCCGGGCGGCGGCTTCCTGCGGAGCAACGACGCCGCCGCCAACCGCTGGTATTCACGCGACGTCACCGCCATCGCCCGCGCCCTGCCTGCTCCCGTCGCACCCTGGTTCGTGGATGCCGGGCAATCGGGCGGTCCCGACGCCCTGCCCGTGGGTAGCCTGACCGTCATCCGCTTCCCCAACAATCATCTGGTCTATGCCATCACCTGGTTTACGCTGGCGGCAATGGTCGCCGGAGCCTACATCTTCGTGATGCGCGTGCAGAAACAGCCCCGCCCATGA